The DNA sequence TGATGATGCCCATGACGGTCATTGTTCATCCTCCTTGTCGGAGATGTCGTGTTGTCCTTGGTGACCGCTAAGTTCCCGGCCATCGCGACAACCAAACCGATTCATCTCCGCCGGACGAGCAACCGCGTCAACGTCCGAAGGATGCCGCCACGTCCCGTACCGCCGCGTCCATGGTCGCGAAGGCCAACGGCGGCGGCTCGGCGAGGGCGAACCAACCGCACTCGGTGGCCTCGGCCGAGTCGAGTCGGACCCGGTCGCCGGCCAGGGTGGCCAGGAAGAAGCACTCCAGCACGCTCAACGTCTCGTCCTGGAACTCGTACTCACCCAGGTAGAGGCCGACCAGCGCACCGAGCTCGACCTCGACGCCCAACTCCTCCCGGCACTCGCGCAGCGCCGCCGACCGGGGGTGTTCCGCCCCGTCGCAGAACCCGCCAGGAGTTTCCCACTGACCGGCCCGGGGCGGCTTGGCCCGCCGGATGGCCAGGAACCGGGTCCGGGCCGGGTCGGTCACCACCACGTTGACGGTCGGCCGGGAATTCTGGAACAGCTGGTAGTCGCAGCCACCGCAGCGCACCGGCGGCGGACCGGGAAGCCCGGCCCCGCACCGCGGGCAGTACGCCGCGCTCGGTCCGTACCCACGGGGGATCACCGCTTGCCACCGGACTTCCCGTCCGAACCACCGCCGTCCGAGGTGGACAAGGCCGCGATGAACGCCTCCTGCGGCACCTCCACCCGGCCGACCATCTTCATCCGCTTCTTGCCCTCTTTCTGCTTCTCCAGCAGCTTGCGCTTACGGCTGATGTCGCCGCCATAGCACTTGGCCAGCACGTCCTTGCGGATCGCCCGGATCGTCTCCCGGGCGATCACCCGGCTGCCGATCGCCGCCTGGATCGGCACCTCGAACTGCTGGCGCGGGATGAGGTTGCGCAGCTTGGCGGCGATCGTCGTGCCGTAGCTGTACGCCTTGTCCTTGTGCACGATCGCGCTGAACGCGTCCACCGGCTCACCGTGCAGCAGGATATCCACCTTGACCAGGTCCGACGGCTGCTCGCCGGAGGGCTCGTAATCGAGCGAGGCGTAGCCCTTGGTGCGGCTCTTCAGCTGGTCGAAGAAGTCGAAGATGATCTCGGCGAGCGGCAGCGTGTAGCGCAGCTCGACCCGGTCGGCGGAGAGGTAGTCCATGCCCTGCAACGAGCCGCGCCGCCCCTGGCACAGCTCCATCACCGCGCCGACGTAGTCGTTCGGGGTCAGTACGGTGGCCCGGACCACCGGCTCGTGCACCTCGGCGATCTTGCCGGTCGGGTACTCGCTCGGGTTGGTGACGGTGGCCGTCTCGCCGTCCTCCATCACCACCCGGTAGACCACGTTCGGGGCGGTCGAGATCAGGTCGAGGTTGAACTCCCGCTCCAGCCGCTCCCGGATGATCTCCAGGTGCAGCAGGCCGAGGAAGCCGCAGCGGAACCCGAAGCCGAGCGCGCCGGAGGTCTCCGGCTCGTAGGTCAACGCCGCGTCGTTGAGTTTCAGTTTGTCCAGCGCCTCGCGCAGCGCCGGGTAGTCGGAACCGTCGATCGGATACAGCCCGGAGTACACCATCGGCCGCGGGTCCTTGTAGCCGCCGAGCGGCTCGGTCGCCGGCCGGCCGTTGATGGTGACGGTGTCCCCCACCCGGGACTGCCGGACGTCCTTCACCCCGGTGATCAGGTAACCGACCTCGCCGACACCGAGCCCGGTCGCCTTGATCATCTCGGGTGAGATCACCCCGATCTCCAACAGCTCGTGGGTCGCGCCGGTGGACATCATCTTGATCCGGTCGCGGGCCTCGATCCGCCCGTCGATCACCCGGACGTAGGTCACCACCCCCCGGTAGACGTCGTACACCGAGTCGAAGATCATGGCCCGCGCCGGTGCCGCCGCGTCACCGACCGGCGGGGTGAACTGGCGGACGATCTCATCGAGCAGGTACGGAACGCCTTCGCCGGTCTTGCCGGAGACCCGGATGCAGTCGGCCGGATCGCCGCCGATCAGATGCGCCAACTCCTCGGCGTACTTCTCCGGCTGCGCCGCCGGCAGGTCGATCTTGTTGAGCACCGGGATGATGTGCAGATCGTTCTCCAGCGCCAGGTAGAGATTGGCCAGCGTCTGGGCTTCGATCCCCTGCGCCGCGTCGACCAGCAGCACCGCGCCCTCGCACGCGGCGAGTGAGCGGGACACCTCGTAGGTGAAGTCGACGTGCCCCGGGGTATCGATCATGTTGAGCACGGCCGACTCGCCCTGGCGTTCACCGGCGCGGATCGTCCAGGGCATCCGTACCGCCTGGCTCTTGATCGTGATGCCGCGTTCCCGTTCGATGTCCATCCGGTCCAGGTACTGGGCCCGCATCTGGCGCGGGTCGACCACCTCGGTGAGCTGGAGCATCCGGTCGGCGAGGGTCGACTTGCCGTGGTCGATGTGCGCGATGATGCAGAAGTTCCGGATGCTGCCGGGTTCGGTGGCACCGGGGGCGTTCACGCCGGAATCGGGCGTCGGAGGCACGGTGGTCCGTTCTGCTGGGCTGGAGTCCGTCGTCTCAGCCGGCGTCGCCGGCCGCAACCTATGTTCCCACGCCCCGATCGTCGGGGTGCCCATGCCCACCACTGGGCCACCACCTAGCGCGGCGACCGACGCCGGATGCCGGCCGGGTGCCGCTGCCGGGGTTCGTGGCGGCGGCGCGGCAGGATGGAGGGGTGGCTACAGTGCGGTTGCCCGCTATCCGGTACGACGCGACATCGGTTCGACCTGCCTGGGCGGACCTTCCACCCGATCTGCGCGCGGCGATCTGCGGTCGGCTCGGCAGCCCGGTGACCTGGGCGACCAGCGCCGGCGGCGGCTTCACCCGGGGCTTCGCCGCGACCCTGACCACCTCCGCTGGCGAGCGGGTGTTCGTCAAGGCCGCGTCGTTGGTCGAGCAGCGGCACCTCAGCGACTGGTACGCCCGCGAGGCGGCGCTGACGGCGGAACTGCCGGCCCAGGTGGCGGCGGCCAGGCCGCGGTGGACACTCACCACCGCCGGCTACTTCGTACTCTGTCTCGACGCGGTCGACGGCCGGATGCCGGCGCTGCCCTGGGCTCCGGCCGAGCTCGACGCGGCCCTGGCCAGTTGGGCTGGCGCGGCCCGCGCCCTGCGCCGGCCGCCGGCCGGACTGGTCAACATCGGTCTGCCCCGGCTGGCCGACCTGGCCAGCGCCGACCTGGCCTGGTGGCAGGAGATAGCTGCCGGCCGGGAAGCCATGCCGGTGTTCGACACCGACACCGACGGCGACGGGCTGCTCCGGCGGCACCTGCCAGAGCTGGCGTCGCTGGAGGCGGACCTGCCCCGCCTGGTGTCCGACGACGCGGTCATCCACGGCGACCTGCGCCTCGACAACCTGCTGATCGACCGGACCGGGATGGCGTGGATCTGCGACTGGACCTGGGTGTGTCACGGTCCCGCCTGGTTCGACACGACGAGCCTGCTGGTCACCGCGTACGCCAGTGGTCTCGACGCGGACACGCTGTTCGCCCGGCACCCGACCGCGGTCGACGCGCCACCCGGTGGGCTGGACGCGGCGCTGGCGGCGCTCTCCGGCTACTGGTTGACCCGGGCGTCCGCCGGACCCACCGGCGCCTCCCCGCACGTCCGCGCCCACCAGCGGTTCAGCGGGGAGACGGCGCTGGCCTGGCTGGCCGCCCGGCGCGGTTGGCCCGGCCCGTTTTGGCCGGCGCACCGGTGAACTGGTAACCTTGCCCTTCGCGCGTGGCGACACGCGCCGCCAGCATGCATCCCGGTTGTCGGGCCCGGCCATCCGTCGGACTCCCGATATCTGTCCGGACCGGCCACTGCGCCGGACCCGGTCACCGGGATGACTCGGGCGGCCGCGTACGCCGCAGGCGGATTGTCATTTTGGTCGTTTCGATTTCGGATGAGCAGGGCGAGGCTGTCGCGTGGCGAACATCAAGTCCCAGATCAAGCGCAACCGGCAGAACGAGAAGCGTCGGCTGCGGAACAAGTCGGTCAAGTCGGCGCTGAAGACCGCCGTCCGCAAGTTCAACGAGGCCAACGCGAACGGCGACACCGAGCAGGCCGCCGCGCTGATGCGGGAGGCCAGCCGCAAGCTCGACAAGGCCGTCAGCAAGGGCGTGATCCACAAGAACCAGGCGGCGAACCGCAAGTCCGCGATCGCCAAGCGCCTGCAGTCGATCGGCTCCTGACGAGCCCGTTCCCACCGACCAGCCGACCTCGCGGATCAGCCGACCCGCGAGGTCGGCTGATCCGCGTCGGGTGACCGATGCCACCAGCTGGCTCCGATCCAGCTGAGCTGCGTCAGTCCCGACCCAACTGGTTTACGTCACTCGGGTACCGGTGGTTGGTGCTCGCTGAGCTGACCGGCGTGGAGCACGTCCAGTAGCACTGTCGGCGCGGCAAGCGCAGCAGCGGTCGCGGTCGCAGGGCTGGGCGGGACGGTCTGCAGGAGTACCGTCGGCGCCGCGAGGGCCGCACAGGTCGCCGCTGACGCAGTAGCCGTCGCCGCGGTCGCCTCGACGTGGGCACCACCGATCCGCCTGATCCGGATACCGGGACCAATCTGGACACCGGAGCCGGTCTGGACACCGGAGCCGGTCTGGATGCCGGGGGCGGCGCCGCCGGCCGGAAACGCCGGTCCGGTCCGAGTCCCGATCACCGGCCATACATGCTGCCCGGCCGCTGGGACCACCTCGCGACGGAACATCTCCTGTTCCCGCTCGGGGACCAGCTCCGCCGACCGCTCGACCGCACCGGCGACCAGATCGTTGATCTTCACCATGACAGCCACCGCGACTGGCAGGACCAGCATGCCCCACCAGGGGATCAGTTCTGCCAGGGCGAGCAGCCCACCCAGTACGAAGCTGCCCTCGAAGAAGGCCAGACAGGTCAACCCGCTGGGCTGCACGTACCGGAGCCGCAGCGCCCGGGCGTAGAGCGGTGGCAACTCGTCCTCGACGGCGTCCTGCTCGTCGGCCGGGTCCTGATGGTCACGCGGCTCCCGATGGTCGCGGCCGCTCACCGCTGATCACCACCGCTGCGGCGGGCCTGCGCGACCGCCACGACGGCCCGCTCCAGTGCGTAGTCCCGGTCGTCCGAGCCGCCCTTGACATCGGCGTTGCACCGCGCCGCCGCGTGCATGGCATCGACCAGGCCTTCCGCGCTCCAGCCCCGGCTCTGCCGTTGCGCACGCTCGATCTTCCACGCGGGCATGCCGAGACTGCTCGCCAGCTGGTACGGGCTCCCCCGGCCGGCGGACGCGACCCGGGCCACGGTACGGATGCCGTCGGCGAGCGCGTCGGCGATCGGCACCGGATCTACTCCGACGTGCAGGGCCCACCGCAGTGCTTCCAGGGCTCCCGGCACGTCGCCGATGATCGCCGCGTCGGCCACGGTGAATCCGCTCACCTCGGCACGACCTCGGTAGTACCGGGCCACGGTCGCCGCGTCGACCCGGCCGCCCGTGTCGGCCAACAGTTGGGCGCAGGCCGCGGACAGCTCCCGCAGGTCGTTGCCGACGGCGGCGAGTAGCGCCTCGGCGGCGTCGTCGGTGCACCTGCCGCCGGCGCGCCGGAACTCGTCGCGGACGAAGGCGACCCGTTCCCGGTGCCCCTTGAGCTTGGCCGCCGGCACCACGGTCGCCCCGGCCGACCGCAGCCCGTCGGCGAAGGCCTTCCCTTTGGCACCGCCCGCGTGGGTGACCAGCAGTGTCACGTCCGGATCGGGTTGCTTCGCATATCCGAGCAACGCGGCGGTCAGGTCCTTGCGGGCGTCCTGGCCACTGCGCAGGACGAGCAGTCGCCGACCGCCGAACAGGGACGGGCTGAGCATCTCGGCGACCTCGCCGGCGCTGACCGCGCCCGCCTCGTACTCCCGGACGTCGGCGTCGGGATCGGTGGCCCGGGCAGCCTGGACGGCTTCCGTCACAGCCCGAGTGACCAGAAGTTCCTCGTCACCGAGCACGAGTACCACGGCGGGCGGGGCGGCAATTTTCACGCCCGCCATAGTCGCACGGGTCGTAGCACCGAGATCAACCCCCAATTTCTCGCTGAGTAGCTGTTCGATCACGCTCCGATAATAGGGACATTTGTCGGCGAGCTGTCACGAACGACACCGGAACACCGCAGTTGACTGCGGTGTTCCGTCCCACCCGGATCAGCCGCTACGGGCGTTCGCGTCAGCTCTCTGGTGGGAGACCGCGAGCCCGCCGTCACGCCGTACCACCGCGAGATCACCGTCGACATCGGTCCGCAGCACCCGCGCTCCCCGCGCCGACAACCGGGCGAGCACTCCCGGATCCGGATGTCCGTACCGGTTGTCGGCACCGACCGGCACCACCGCTACCCTGGGTGCCACTGCGTCCAGGAAGCCGACGTCCTGGAAGGCCGACCCGTGGTGGGCGACTTTGAGCACGTCCGCCCGCAGCCCCGCCGCCCCGAACCGGTCCAGTAGCGCTTCCTGCGAGTCGTGCTCGGCGTCACCGGTCAGCAAAATCCGTACACCGTCCACGACGGCCAGCAGCATCAGGGAGTTGTTGTTCGGATCGGACCTGGTCCCGATGAACGGCTCGGTCGGACCGAGCACCGTCAACTCGACCGGGCCACGACGGTAGCTCCAGCCAGGCGGAACCGGTCCGACCGCGACGCCCCGGGCTGCCGCCGCCAACTGCACCGCGGCCCGGCCGGCAGCCGGCTCCGGCCACCCGGTGGTCGCCACCGCCGAGACCAGACGGTGCCGCAGGACACCGTCGACGCCAGCTACATGGTCGGCGTGGAAATGACTGATCACCAACAGCGGCACCCGGCTGATGCCGAGACGACGCAGGCACCGGTCGGCCGCAGCCGGGTCCGGGCCGGCGTCGACGACCACAGCGGACCGGGCACCGGCGGGTAGCACCACCACGTCCCCCTGACCCACCGCGCAGACCGCGACCACCCAGCCATCCGGTGGCCAGCCCGACGCGGCGAGCCGCACCGGCAGCGCCCCGACCACGGCTCCGACCGCCACCACCGCCAGCACTCGACGGGTGAACCCGTGGCGGGCCAGGACCAGCACGACGACCGTCAACGCGGCGAGGGACAGCGCACCGAACGCCCCGTCCGGCCACGGCAGCGACCCCGCCGGAACCCGCGCCCCGTATCGGGCCACCGTCACCAGCCACCAGGCCGGCCAGTGACCGAGCCAGGCGAGCAGTTCGGCACCGCCCGGCCAGACCGGTGAGACGACGGCTGTCGCCACCCCGAGCACCGTCGCCGGGGCGATCGCTGGCACCACGAGTAGGTTGGCGGGGACCGCGACCAGGCTGATCAGCCCGGACAGGCCGGCGACGACCGGGGTGCAGGCCAGCTGCGCCGCCGCCGGGATCGCCAAAGCGTCCGCCAGCGGAGCGGGAACGCCACGATCCACCATCGCGTCCCGCCAGCCGGGTGCGAACAGCAGCAGACCACCGGTCGCCAGTACAGACAGGGCGAACCCCGCGTCCGAAGCCAGCTCCGGATCGACCACGACCAGGACGGCCACGGTCGCGCCGAGCGCCGGCAACGCCGCCCGCCGACGTCCGGTCGCCAGCGCGAGCAGCCCGACCGCACCCATCACCCCGGCCCGTACCACACTGGGCGAGGGACGGGCCAGGACCACGAAGCCGACCAGCGCCACGGCGCACG is a window from the Solwaraspora sp. WMMD792 genome containing:
- a CDS encoding phosphotransferase, giving the protein MATVRLPAIRYDATSVRPAWADLPPDLRAAICGRLGSPVTWATSAGGGFTRGFAATLTTSAGERVFVKAASLVEQRHLSDWYAREAALTAELPAQVAAARPRWTLTTAGYFVLCLDAVDGRMPALPWAPAELDAALASWAGAARALRRPPAGLVNIGLPRLADLASADLAWWQEIAAGREAMPVFDTDTDGDGLLRRHLPELASLEADLPRLVSDDAVIHGDLRLDNLLIDRTGMAWICDWTWVCHGPAWFDTTSLLVTAYASGLDADTLFARHPTAVDAPPGGLDAALAALSGYWLTRASAGPTGASPHVRAHQRFSGETALAWLAARRGWPGPFWPAHR
- the rpsT gene encoding 30S ribosomal protein S20, with product MANIKSQIKRNRQNEKRRLRNKSVKSALKTAVRKFNEANANGDTEQAAALMREASRKLDKAVSKGVIHKNQAANRKSAIAKRLQSIGS
- a CDS encoding ComEC/Rec2 family competence protein, producing MKTSDDNRAGPPDLRLAGFAVACWLAAFAVVCGTAVLAVALVIGGVTLVGLLGVYLTRGTGTGRSRPAGPPGNDSDLPRLTRWMHAYGWLAMAVVLGVVCGAAAAGARVAARDAGPLAALVDDRAAVTAELVIRDDPRRVRSAVAGPPLWLVPVRLAGLSGSPAVRPDHGVAGRLVGPVRLLVLGTSNGWDGLLPGQRVRVAGRLAPPRGGDLTAAVLSTGEDPTPVGSSSWAQRAAGVLRSGLQRACEPLPDQPGGLLPGLVVGDTSRLDPAVEEDFRATGLTHLVAVSGSNVAVVVGFVLLGMRWCRAGPGLTAVACAVALVGFVVLARPSPSVVRAGVMGAVGLLALATGRRRAALPALGATVAVLVVVDPELASDAGFALSVLATGGLLLFAPGWRDAMVDRGVPAPLADALAIPAAAQLACTPVVAGLSGLISLVAVPANLLVVPAIAPATVLGVATAVVSPVWPGGAELLAWLGHWPAWWLVTVARYGARVPAGSLPWPDGAFGALSLAALTVVVLVLARHGFTRRVLAVVAVGAVVGALPVRLAASGWPPDGWVVAVCAVGQGDVVVLPAGARSAVVVDAGPDPAAADRCLRRLGISRVPLLVISHFHADHVAGVDGVLRHRLVSAVATTGWPEPAAGRAAVQLAAAARGVAVGPVPPGWSYRRGPVELTVLGPTEPFIGTRSDPNNNSLMLLAVVDGVRILLTGDAEHDSQEALLDRFGAAGLRADVLKVAHHGSAFQDVGFLDAVAPRVAVVPVGADNRYGHPDPGVLARLSARGARVLRTDVDGDLAVVRRDGGLAVSHQRADANARSG
- a CDS encoding NUDIX hydrolase — encoded protein: MIPRGYGPSAAYCPRCGAGLPGPPPVRCGGCDYQLFQNSRPTVNVVVTDPARTRFLAIRRAKPPRAGQWETPGGFCDGAEHPRSAALRECREELGVEVELGALVGLYLGEYEFQDETLSVLECFFLATLAGDRVRLDSAEATECGWFALAEPPPLAFATMDAAVRDVAASFGR
- the holA gene encoding DNA polymerase III subunit delta yields the protein MAGVKIAAPPAVVLVLGDEELLVTRAVTEAVQAARATDPDADVREYEAGAVSAGEVAEMLSPSLFGGRRLLVLRSGQDARKDLTAALLGYAKQPDPDVTLLVTHAGGAKGKAFADGLRSAGATVVPAAKLKGHRERVAFVRDEFRRAGGRCTDDAAEALLAAVGNDLRELSAACAQLLADTGGRVDAATVARYYRGRAEVSGFTVADAAIIGDVPGALEALRWALHVGVDPVPIADALADGIRTVARVASAGRGSPYQLASSLGMPAWKIERAQRQSRGWSAEGLVDAMHAAARCNADVKGGSDDRDYALERAVVAVAQARRSGGDQR
- the lepA gene encoding translation elongation factor 4, whose translation is MPPTPDSGVNAPGATEPGSIRNFCIIAHIDHGKSTLADRMLQLTEVVDPRQMRAQYLDRMDIERERGITIKSQAVRMPWTIRAGERQGESAVLNMIDTPGHVDFTYEVSRSLAACEGAVLLVDAAQGIEAQTLANLYLALENDLHIIPVLNKIDLPAAQPEKYAEELAHLIGGDPADCIRVSGKTGEGVPYLLDEIVRQFTPPVGDAAAPARAMIFDSVYDVYRGVVTYVRVIDGRIEARDRIKMMSTGATHELLEIGVISPEMIKATGLGVGEVGYLITGVKDVRQSRVGDTVTINGRPATEPLGGYKDPRPMVYSGLYPIDGSDYPALREALDKLKLNDAALTYEPETSGALGFGFRCGFLGLLHLEIIRERLEREFNLDLISTAPNVVYRVVMEDGETATVTNPSEYPTGKIAEVHEPVVRATVLTPNDYVGAVMELCQGRRGSLQGMDYLSADRVELRYTLPLAEIIFDFFDQLKSRTKGYASLDYEPSGEQPSDLVKVDILLHGEPVDAFSAIVHKDKAYSYGTTIAAKLRNLIPRQQFEVPIQAAIGSRVIARETIRAIRKDVLAKCYGGDISRKRKLLEKQKEGKKRMKMVGRVEVPQEAFIAALSTSDGGGSDGKSGGKR